The Meriones unguiculatus strain TT.TT164.6M chromosome 19, Bangor_MerUng_6.1, whole genome shotgun sequence genomic interval CGGTGCACGCGGCCCACGGGGAACTGCAGCCCGGCCCGGGACGACCGGGTCTTGGCCTTGGCGCGGGCCTTGCCGCCCTGCTTGCCGCGTCCAGACATGTCCAAACAGTAAACAGCCGTTACCAACTGTACAAAACGAACGCGAAGGACCTTCGCTCTTATAGTTTTCCATGGGCGCGAAAAGAATGCAATGCGATTGGCTGGCTTCGCATTTTCCTCTAGACCAATGGGAAGCGTTTATGACGACGGGCGTTTCGATTGGTCGGGAGTCCGCGGTGACGACACCTCCACTGTGAGCGAATCGCAAGTGTTCCTTCCTGCGCCTCATTTGCATGCGGCTTCTATAAAGCGAAGGGCCGGCGTCCCGGGCGCTGCAGTTCGCGCGCCGTGTCAGGATGCCCGAGCCCGTGAAGTCCGCTCCCGCCCCGAAGAAGGGGTCCAAGAAGGCGGTGACCAAGGCGCAGAAGAAGGACGGCAAGAAGCGCAAGCGCAGCCGCAAGGAGAGCTACTCGGTGTACGTGTACAAGGTGCTGAAGCAGGTGCACCCCGACACGGGCATCTCGTCCAAGGCCATGGGCATCATGAACTCGTTCGTCAACGACATCTTCGAGCGCATCGCGGGCGAGGCGTCGCGCCTGGCGCACTACAACAAG includes:
- the LOC132649289 gene encoding histone H2B type 1-C/E/F/G/I-like, coding for MPEPVKSAPAPKKGSKKAVTKAQKKDGKKRKRSRKESYSVYVYKVLKQVHPDTGISSKAMGIMNSFVNDIFERIAGEASRLAHYNKRSTITSREIQTAVRLLLPGELAKHAVSEGTKAVTKYTSSK